One Desulfurella sp. DNA window includes the following coding sequences:
- a CDS encoding lipid II flippase MurJ produces the protein FMSGFLFFSQLRIVNNAFYAIKDVKTPLKASMISVLVKLITSVVCAYLFGFWGLALSLSIVGFINLAILTHYFNRKIGKIVYKIPKESLVIFFVLIFLSIGLKNINFSKTYIINALVRLLLSALIYGPIGFYIIKKELLSYRIKQ, from the coding sequence TGTTTATGTCAGGTTTTTTGTTTTTTTCACAATTAAGAATAGTAAATAACGCATTTTATGCTATAAAAGATGTAAAAACTCCACTTAAAGCATCAATGATTTCAGTTTTAGTAAAACTAATAACCTCTGTTGTATGTGCCTATTTGTTTGGTTTTTGGGGTTTAGCTTTATCGTTAAGTATTGTAGGTTTTATTAATTTAGCAATACTTACACACTATTTTAATAGAAAAATTGGTAAAATCGTATATAAAATACCAAAAGAAAGTCTAGTTATTTTTTTTGTACTTATTTTCTTATCAATTGGCCTAAAAAACATAAATTTTAGCAAAACATATATAATAAACGCTCTGGTTCGTTTGCTATTATCTGCTTTAATTTATGGACCAATAGGATTTTATATAATAAAAAAAGAGTTGCTAAGTTATAGGATTAAGCAGTGA
- the ftsY gene encoding signal recognition particle-docking protein FtsY, with amino-acid sequence MSIFDIFKKIKSGFAQENITLKDKPIDQNYLDQLEELLITSDFGVEITQKIIEEINKNIGGSVKTIRDAEFVIRNILLSVLESVEKPLYIKGSPFVIMVVGINGSGKTTTIGKLGSLYLERGKSVLLVAADTFRAAAIEQLEEWAKRSSCDILAPSTKTDPAAVAYDGVHKALAKNYDIVLIDTAGRLHTQKHLMEEVKKIKRSIGKLGNFPQEILLVLDSTIGQNALVQAKEFNNALSVSGIVITKLDSTSKGGIIFAISQELKIPIRYIGMGEKIEDLRAFVARDFIESLLNPIT; translated from the coding sequence ATGAGTATTTTTGATATATTTAAAAAGATAAAATCAGGATTTGCACAAGAAAATATAACACTTAAAGATAAACCTATAGATCAAAACTACTTGGATCAGTTAGAAGAATTACTTATTACCTCAGATTTTGGCGTTGAAATTACGCAGAAAATCATTGAAGAAATAAACAAAAATATTGGCGGATCTGTTAAAACTATTAGAGACGCAGAGTTTGTAATTAGAAATATTCTATTGAGTGTACTTGAAAGTGTCGAAAAACCTCTTTATATAAAGGGATCTCCATTTGTTATTATGGTTGTTGGCATAAATGGTTCTGGAAAAACAACAACTATCGGAAAACTTGGAAGTTTATACTTAGAACGTGGTAAGAGTGTTTTGCTTGTTGCAGCAGATACTTTCAGAGCTGCAGCAATTGAGCAGCTTGAAGAATGGGCCAAAAGGAGCTCTTGCGATATTTTAGCGCCATCTACAAAAACTGATCCAGCTGCTGTGGCGTACGATGGTGTTCATAAGGCGCTTGCAAAGAATTATGATATTGTATTAATTGATACGGCTGGTAGACTCCACACACAAAAACATCTTATGGAAGAAGTTAAAAAAATTAAGCGTTCTATTGGAAAATTAGGTAATTTTCCTCAAGAAATATTACTTGTGCTTGATTCAACAATTGGTCAAAATGCACTTGTACAAGCAAAAGAGTTCAATAATGCATTGAGTGTAAGTGGTATAGTTATAACCAAGCTGGATAGTACATCAAAAGGTGGTATTATTTTTGCAATAAGCCAGGAGCTTAAGATTCCAATAAGATACATAGGTATGGGTGAAAAGATAGAAGACTTAAGGGCATTTGTTGCAAGAGATTTTATTGAGTCACTGCTTAATCCTATAACTTAG